In the Sphingomonas sp. LM7 genome, one interval contains:
- a CDS encoding flagellar basal body protein: protein MNTPPILAGIRDRMQNLSERQRTVATNIANSETPGYKAREVSEPSFAALVGGSGMVAAPRVQLTDRMKSLGAIQPLGAGVVLDRDITETKPDGNNVTLEDQLLKMGEIQADFTAMTSLYRKQMSMLKTAVGGRG, encoded by the coding sequence ATGAACACGCCCCCGATCCTCGCCGGCATCCGCGACCGGATGCAGAACCTTTCCGAGCGCCAGCGCACCGTCGCGACCAACATCGCGAACAGCGAGACGCCGGGCTACAAGGCGCGCGAAGTCTCCGAGCCGAGCTTTGCGGCACTGGTCGGCGGCAGCGGCATGGTCGCCGCGCCCCGTGTCCAGCTGACCGACCGGATGAAGAGCCTCGGCGCAATCCAGCCGCTCGGTGCCGGCGTGGTCCTCGACAGGGACATCACCGAGACCAAGCCCGACGGCAACAACGTCACGCTCGAAGACCAGCTGCTCAAGATGGGCGAGATCCAGGCCGACTTCACTGCGATGACCAGCCTGTACCGCAAGCAGATGTCGATGCTGAAGACTGCCGTGGGCGGCCGCGGCTGA
- a CDS encoding FliM/FliN family flagellar motor switch protein: MSVLDEIMIDMSIVLGSAEVPIRQMLKMSRGAMIPLDCGQDDPSLVYVNGELVAKGRILVDGDQMSLEISELVKKQRH; encoded by the coding sequence ATGTCCGTACTCGACGAAATCATGATCGACATGTCGATCGTCCTCGGCTCGGCCGAGGTTCCGATCCGGCAGATGCTCAAGATGAGCCGCGGGGCAATGATCCCGCTCGATTGCGGCCAGGACGATCCCAGCCTGGTCTATGTCAACGGCGAGCTGGTGGCCAAGGGCCGCATCCTCGTCGACGGCGACCAGATGTCGCTCGAAATCTCCGAACTCGTGAAGAAGCAGCGCCACTGA
- a CDS encoding Crp/Fnr family transcriptional regulator — MCSRLPEHTMAIQEHPLHPLVHKLQFWAPLSEADGDALLQLPCTIRRLKAGHHIVWEGDIPQHSCLLIRGYAYRHKIVREGKKQIFSLHMDGDLIDLQNSLLGRADHNVETLTDCEVALIPVEAIRKIAFDRPAIGMAMWYETLVEGSVFREWIANIGRRTAHARIAHLICEFATRLKAAKLGTPDGFTVPMSQEWISDAVSLTSVHVNRVLQTLQAEGLIHRSRRWIEIRDWDGLTQAGDFNPAYLHLDQVHPAAL; from the coding sequence GTGTGCTCCCGCCTGCCGGAGCACACAATGGCGATTCAAGAGCATCCGTTGCACCCGTTGGTGCATAAGTTACAGTTCTGGGCGCCGTTGAGCGAGGCGGACGGCGATGCCCTGCTTCAGCTCCCCTGCACGATTCGGCGCCTGAAAGCGGGCCATCATATCGTCTGGGAAGGCGATATACCGCAGCATAGCTGCCTCCTGATCCGCGGCTATGCCTATCGGCACAAGATCGTGCGGGAGGGAAAAAAGCAGATTTTCTCGCTCCACATGGACGGCGACCTGATCGATCTTCAGAACTCGCTGCTCGGCCGTGCCGATCACAATGTCGAGACGCTCACCGACTGCGAAGTGGCGCTGATACCCGTGGAGGCGATCCGCAAGATCGCGTTCGACCGTCCAGCCATAGGCATGGCGATGTGGTACGAGACGCTGGTCGAGGGATCGGTCTTCCGCGAGTGGATTGCCAATATCGGCCGGCGAACCGCCCATGCCCGTATCGCGCACCTGATCTGCGAATTCGCGACGCGATTAAAAGCGGCCAAGCTCGGCACTCCGGACGGCTTTACCGTTCCGATGAGCCAAGAGTGGATCTCCGACGCAGTGAGCCTGACGTCGGTGCACGTCAATCGCGTGCTCCAGACGCTTCAGGCGGAGGGACTGATTCATCGATCACGGCGCTGGATCGAAATTCGCGACTGGGACGGCCTGACTCAGGCCGGCGACTTCAATCCGGCTTATCTCCATCTGGATCAGGTGCATCCCGCCGCACTGTGA
- the flhB gene encoding flagellar biosynthesis protein FlhB yields MSGDTDQEDKTEDPTDKKLEDARERGEVPMAPEMKHAAMFVAALVVMGGLGTYTMQTMGSLFIRLWGSADDFRMEPVGAQDFATGLMGAIASTLFPILAALFGFALLGGFLQGRPMLSASRIKPKWSKLNPVSGFMRTFSKQSLVEFAKTLAKLCLVVGIGAWIAWPHASGIDKLVGADLVSMGAAANDIVYAMLMPITMLVGALALFDFVYQRFAFMKKMRMTKQEIKDEYKQSEGDPKIKGKIRQLQMQRSRSRMMSNVPKASVVITNPTHYAIALQYDHGAMNAPVVVAKGVDALALKIREVAGEHGIPMVENRPLARALYASAEIDHPIPVEHYAAVAEVISYVMKIAKTKR; encoded by the coding sequence ATGTCGGGCGATACGGATCAGGAAGATAAAACAGAAGATCCCACAGACAAGAAGCTAGAGGACGCCCGCGAACGCGGCGAAGTGCCGATGGCCCCCGAGATGAAGCACGCCGCAATGTTCGTCGCGGCGCTGGTCGTTATGGGCGGTCTGGGCACCTACACGATGCAGACGATGGGATCGCTGTTCATCCGGCTATGGGGCAGCGCCGACGATTTCCGCATGGAGCCGGTCGGCGCGCAGGACTTTGCCACCGGGCTGATGGGCGCGATCGCCTCGACGCTTTTCCCGATCCTCGCCGCATTGTTCGGCTTCGCACTGCTCGGCGGGTTCCTGCAGGGCCGGCCGATGCTGTCGGCGAGCCGCATCAAGCCCAAATGGTCGAAGCTCAACCCGGTCAGCGGGTTCATGCGCACCTTCAGCAAGCAGTCGCTGGTCGAATTCGCCAAGACGCTGGCCAAGCTCTGCCTCGTCGTCGGCATCGGCGCGTGGATCGCCTGGCCGCATGCCTCGGGGATCGACAAGCTGGTCGGCGCCGATCTGGTGTCGATGGGCGCCGCGGCGAACGACATCGTCTATGCCATGCTCATGCCGATCACGATGCTGGTCGGCGCGCTCGCCCTGTTCGACTTCGTCTACCAGCGCTTCGCCTTCATGAAGAAGATGCGGATGACCAAGCAGGAGATCAAGGACGAGTATAAGCAGAGCGAAGGCGATCCCAAGATCAAGGGCAAGATCCGCCAGCTCCAGATGCAGCGCTCGCGCAGCCGCATGATGTCCAACGTTCCCAAGGCGAGCGTCGTCATCACCAACCCGACCCACTATGCCATCGCGCTCCAGTACGATCACGGCGCGATGAATGCGCCGGTGGTCGTCGCCAAGGGCGTCGATGCGCTCGCGCTGAAGATCCGCGAAGTCGCCGGCGAGCACGGCATCCCGATGGTCGAAAACCGTCCCCTCGCCCGCGCACTCTATGCCTCGGCCGAGATCGATCACCCGATACCGGTTGAGCACTATGCCGCCGTCGCAGAAGTGATCAGCTATGTGATGAAGATCGCCAAGACCAAGCGGTGA
- a CDS encoding flagellar protein FlgN, whose product MTAHLIDAMVSLTALMEEESEKLARKAFVPELGEIANAKLRLTGRIEADFARLKREHADWAEQLDEENRILLSDASRNLRDASAVNQQILSRQIELSVEMMGAIAAEAQRLTGTRSTTYGACGGLGGMDAPAPISINAKL is encoded by the coding sequence ATGACCGCACATCTGATCGACGCGATGGTTTCTCTGACGGCGCTTATGGAAGAGGAAAGCGAGAAGCTGGCGCGCAAGGCGTTCGTGCCCGAACTGGGTGAGATCGCCAACGCCAAGCTCCGCCTCACCGGCCGCATCGAAGCCGATTTCGCCCGCCTGAAGCGCGAGCATGCCGATTGGGCCGAGCAGCTCGACGAGGAGAACCGCATCCTGCTGTCGGACGCCAGCCGTAACCTGCGCGACGCATCGGCAGTCAACCAGCAGATCCTGTCCCGCCAGATCGAGCTGTCGGTCGAGATGATGGGCGCGATCGCCGCCGAGGCGCAGCGCCTCACCGGCACGCGCAGCACCACCTATGGCGCATGCGGCGGACTGGGCGGCATGGACGCCCCTGCCCCGATCTCGATCAACGCCAAGCTCTGA
- a CDS encoding flagellar basal body P-ring protein FlgI, with translation MQRIVAWFLLPLLALSASTHASAQTRIKDIVDVENVRENQLVGYGLVVGLAGTGDRMRNAPFTEESMQAMLERMGVNIRGTNMRTQNVAAVSITATMPPFARSGSRIDVQVAALGDASSLQGGTLIASSLRALDGEIYAVAQGNVAVSGFKGQGAAASVSRGVTTSARIASGAIVEREVPYQLRSATSLKLALKNPDFATADRIARAINAKYAGSAVVLDPSTVEVAPQASFQGNVIDLVTRIGELDIKVDQVAKVVINEASGTVVMNADVRITPVAIAQGGLTITVSERPQVSQPAPLSNGQTTVVPRTDVQVDDGNGASLALVSGASLQSLVSGLNTLGVSPRDLITILQAVKSAGALQAEIEVQ, from the coding sequence ATGCAGCGCATCGTCGCCTGGTTCCTGCTTCCGCTTCTGGCACTTAGCGCCAGTACGCATGCATCCGCCCAGACGCGGATCAAAGACATCGTCGATGTCGAGAATGTCCGTGAGAACCAGCTGGTGGGGTATGGCCTGGTGGTCGGCCTCGCCGGCACCGGCGATCGCATGCGCAATGCGCCTTTCACCGAGGAATCGATGCAGGCGATGCTCGAGCGCATGGGCGTCAACATCCGCGGCACCAACATGCGCACGCAGAACGTCGCCGCCGTGTCGATCACCGCGACGATGCCGCCGTTCGCCCGTTCGGGCTCGCGCATCGACGTTCAGGTCGCCGCGCTCGGCGACGCTTCCAGTCTTCAGGGCGGCACGCTGATCGCGTCTTCGCTGCGCGCGCTCGACGGCGAGATCTACGCCGTCGCGCAGGGCAATGTCGCCGTCTCCGGCTTCAAGGGCCAGGGCGCCGCCGCCAGCGTCAGCCGCGGCGTGACCACGTCCGCACGAATCGCCAGCGGCGCGATCGTCGAACGCGAAGTACCCTATCAGCTGCGCTCGGCCACCAGCCTCAAGCTCGCGCTCAAGAATCCCGACTTCGCCACGGCGGACCGGATCGCCCGCGCGATCAACGCCAAATATGCGGGCAGCGCCGTCGTGCTCGATCCGTCGACCGTCGAAGTCGCGCCCCAGGCCAGCTTCCAGGGCAATGTCATCGATCTCGTCACGCGCATCGGCGAACTCGACATCAAGGTCGATCAGGTCGCCAAGGTCGTGATCAACGAAGCTTCGGGCACCGTGGTGATGAACGCCGATGTGCGGATCACGCCGGTGGCGATCGCCCAGGGCGGCCTGACCATCACCGTGTCGGAGCGCCCGCAGGTCTCGCAGCCCGCCCCGCTCTCGAACGGCCAGACCACCGTGGTGCCGCGCACCGACGTGCAGGTCGACGACGGCAACGGCGCGAGCCTTGCCTTGGTCAGCGGCGCATCGCTCCAGTCGCTGGTCAGCGGGCTCAACACGCTCGGCGTGTCCCCGCGCGATCTGATCACCATTCTCCAGGCCGTGAAGAGCGCAGGTGCGCTCCAGGCCGAGATCGAGGTCCAGTAA
- the flgC gene encoding flagellar basal body rod protein FlgC, translating into MDLKASLGVSASGLRAQSLRMRVIAENLANQDSVAQTPGGDPYRRRVASFKAEVDRTTGATEVKVQSIQNDKSDFTRVYQPGHPAADGEGYVLKPNVNGLVESADMKAAQRSYEANLNAIEAAKSLTMRTIDLLK; encoded by the coding sequence ATGGACTTGAAAGCATCGCTCGGCGTCTCGGCATCAGGGCTCCGCGCCCAGTCGCTGCGGATGCGCGTGATCGCAGAGAATCTGGCCAACCAGGACTCGGTTGCGCAGACCCCGGGCGGCGATCCCTATCGCCGCCGCGTCGCGAGCTTCAAGGCGGAGGTCGATCGCACGACCGGCGCCACCGAGGTCAAGGTCCAGTCGATCCAGAACGACAAGTCGGATTTCACGCGCGTCTACCAGCCGGGCCACCCGGCCGCGGACGGCGAAGGCTATGTGCTCAAGCCCAATGTCAACGGCCTCGTCGAGAGCGCCGACATGAAGGCCGCACAGCGCAGCTACGAAGCCAATCTCAATGCCATCGAAGCGGCGAAGAGCCTGACGATGCGCACCATCGACCTTCTCAAGTAA
- the fliP gene encoding flagellar type III secretion system pore protein FliP (The bacterial flagellar biogenesis protein FliP forms a type III secretion system (T3SS)-type pore required for flagellar assembly.) — protein MRKFLIAAAAALVLLPVAAHAQAAGGTTINLGGAGGAGDGQLSAKAIQMVLMLTVLSLAPGLLMTVTSFTRMVVALSLLRTGIGAPGVPPNPVIISLALFLSFFVMAPTFEKSWNEGVDPYTKGKITEEVAFKRTAEPFRVFMLSQVRDSDLKLFADLANKQIATRAETPLTTLAPAFMISELRRAFEIGFLLLLPFLIIDLAVSAVLMAMGMMMLPPPTISLPMKIIFFVLVDGWALVAGSLVKSFAT, from the coding sequence ATGCGTAAATTCCTGATCGCGGCCGCCGCTGCGCTCGTGCTGCTGCCGGTGGCGGCGCACGCGCAGGCGGCCGGCGGCACGACCATCAACCTGGGCGGCGCCGGTGGCGCCGGCGACGGCCAGCTTTCGGCCAAGGCCATCCAGATGGTGCTGATGCTGACCGTGCTCAGCCTCGCGCCCGGCCTGCTGATGACGGTCACCAGCTTCACTCGCATGGTAGTGGCGCTGTCGCTGCTGCGCACCGGCATCGGCGCGCCCGGCGTGCCGCCCAACCCGGTGATCATCAGCCTTGCGCTGTTCCTGTCGTTCTTCGTGATGGCGCCGACGTTCGAGAAGTCGTGGAACGAAGGCGTCGATCCCTATACCAAGGGCAAGATCACCGAGGAGGTCGCGTTCAAGCGGACTGCCGAGCCGTTCCGCGTGTTCATGCTCAGCCAGGTGCGCGACAGCGACCTCAAGCTGTTCGCCGACCTGGCGAACAAGCAGATCGCGACGCGCGCCGAGACGCCGCTGACCACGCTGGCCCCGGCCTTCATGATCTCCGAACTGCGTCGCGCATTCGAGATCGGCTTCCTGCTGCTGCTGCCGTTCCTGATCATCGATCTCGCGGTCTCCGCGGTGCTGATGGCGATGGGTATGATGATGCTGCCGCCACCGACGATATCCCTGCCGATGAAGATCATCTTCTTCGTGCTGGTCGACGGCTGGGCGCTGGTGGCGGGGTCGCTGGTGAAGAGCTTCGCGACGTAG
- a CDS encoding flagellar biosynthetic protein FliQ — MSPSQVIQLVEASLLLVLTVVGPLLLTSLIVGTVIGLLQALTQIQETTLTFVPKLLAMGVVFLLMLPTMGQALSGFMSKISDLIITG, encoded by the coding sequence ATGAGCCCGAGCCAGGTCATCCAGCTGGTCGAAGCGTCGCTGCTGCTCGTGCTCACCGTGGTGGGCCCGCTGCTGCTGACGTCGCTGATCGTCGGCACCGTCATCGGCCTGCTTCAGGCGCTGACGCAGATCCAGGAGACCACGCTCACCTTCGTTCCCAAGCTGCTCGCGATGGGCGTGGTGTTCCTGCTGATGCTACCGACCATGGGGCAGGCGCTGTCGGGCTTCATGTCCAAGATCAGTGACCTGATCATCACCGGATGA
- a CDS encoding flagellar assembly protein FliX has translation MRIDNLTPLMARSLLAALPKAAPGFPVAEEEIAARQMPVPVQGSAANQPVPSVAMLVTLAAADPAIERRRKQAIDAERGVDALDKLHKELAAGTPSVERLQEIVEWSENIEASDDPVLQSILSEIELRVRVELAKVDVQA, from the coding sequence GTGCGTATCGACAACCTGACGCCGCTGATGGCGCGCAGCCTGCTGGCGGCGCTGCCCAAGGCCGCGCCCGGGTTTCCGGTGGCCGAAGAAGAGATCGCCGCGCGGCAGATGCCGGTGCCGGTGCAGGGCTCGGCTGCGAATCAGCCGGTTCCCAGCGTCGCGATGCTGGTCACGCTCGCCGCGGCCGATCCCGCGATAGAGCGGCGGCGCAAGCAGGCTATCGATGCCGAACGCGGCGTCGATGCGCTCGACAAGCTCCACAAGGAGCTGGCGGCTGGCACGCCGAGCGTTGAGCGGCTGCAGGAAATCGTCGAATGGTCGGAGAATATCGAGGCGTCGGACGATCCGGTGCTGCAGTCGATCCTCTCCGAAATCGAGCTGCGCGTCCGCGTCGAACTCGCCAAGGTGGATGTGCAGGCGTAA
- a CDS encoding flagellar hook-basal body complex protein FliE, whose translation MSIGALDATSAYGKVAGIGSALGTPSAGKADGAGGFGSMVEDLVTGTAQQMRAAEHASAMQVAGKGDLIDVVTAIGAAETALDTMVAVRDRVVSAYTDIMRMQI comes from the coding sequence ATGTCAATCGGAGCACTTGATGCGACTTCTGCCTATGGCAAGGTCGCAGGGATCGGCAGCGCCCTCGGCACGCCCTCGGCCGGCAAGGCCGACGGCGCCGGCGGCTTCGGCTCGATGGTCGAGGATCTCGTCACCGGCACCGCGCAGCAGATGCGCGCCGCCGAGCATGCCTCGGCCATGCAGGTCGCCGGCAAGGGCGATCTGATCGACGTCGTCACGGCGATCGGCGCCGCGGAGACTGCACTCGACACGATGGTCGCCGTCCGCGACCGCGTCGTCAGCGCCTATACCGACATCATGCGGATGCAGATCTGA
- the fliR gene encoding flagellar biosynthetic protein FliR: MILPADLEFQVSAFFIVFARVGAVLMLLPVFGEDSIPGRIRLMIAFAMSAALYGALGEPARVALQGGAVLPAVLITELMTGLAMGMIVKILFFAISMAGSIVSMQIGLSSAVIFDPAQSSQAPLISKYVGIAAALVCMGMQVHHLWLGAIINSYHSFPIGGLPPMQDFAQLAIATVGRSMTLGISLAAPLIVYGIVFNVALGLSARIAPAIQVFFIAQPLNILLGLSIFAATVGTMLTVFATAMGDAMQGGW, translated from the coding sequence ATGATCCTGCCTGCCGATCTCGAATTTCAGGTCTCGGCCTTCTTCATCGTGTTCGCCCGCGTGGGCGCGGTGCTGATGCTGCTGCCGGTGTTCGGCGAGGATTCGATCCCGGGCCGCATCCGGCTGATGATCGCCTTTGCGATGTCGGCGGCGCTCTATGGCGCGCTCGGCGAGCCGGCGCGCGTCGCGCTGCAGGGCGGTGCGGTGCTGCCCGCGGTGCTGATCACCGAATTGATGACCGGCCTCGCCATGGGCATGATCGTCAAGATCCTGTTCTTCGCGATCTCGATGGCAGGCTCGATCGTCAGCATGCAGATCGGCCTTTCGTCGGCGGTGATCTTCGATCCCGCCCAGTCGAGCCAGGCGCCGCTGATCTCCAAATATGTCGGCATCGCCGCGGCCCTGGTGTGCATGGGCATGCAGGTCCATCACTTGTGGCTCGGCGCGATCATCAACAGCTATCACAGCTTCCCGATCGGCGGCCTGCCGCCGATGCAGGATTTCGCCCAGCTCGCGATCGCCACGGTCGGCCGCTCGATGACGCTCGGCATCAGTCTGGCCGCGCCGCTGATCGTCTACGGTATCGTCTTCAACGTCGCGCTGGGCCTGTCGGCGCGCATCGCCCCGGCGATCCAGGTCTTCTTCATCGCCCAGCCGCTCAACATCCTGCTCGGCCTCAGCATCTTCGCCGCCACCGTCGGCACCATGCTCACCGTTTTCGCCACCGCAATGGGTGACGCGATGCAGGGAGGCTGGTGA
- a CDS encoding rod-binding protein, translating to MNELTATSATSAATPVRKVDVKNAQTAKDFEAMFLGQMTKMMLESVEKGEINGGAGEEMFKGILAEKLGTEMANRGGVGLAPMVLDSILKLQQGQ from the coding sequence ATGAACGAACTCACTGCCACCTCCGCCACGTCGGCGGCCACGCCGGTCCGCAAGGTCGACGTCAAGAACGCCCAGACCGCCAAGGATTTCGAGGCGATGTTCCTCGGCCAGATGACCAAGATGATGCTCGAAAGCGTCGAAAAGGGCGAGATCAATGGGGGCGCCGGCGAAGAGATGTTCAAGGGCATACTGGCCGAGAAGCTCGGCACCGAAATGGCCAACCGCGGCGGCGTCGGCCTCGCGCCGATGGTGCTCGATTCGATCCTCAAGCTCCAGCAGGGACAATAA
- the katG gene encoding catalase/peroxidase HPI, with protein sequence MDAPTTGSPINDPQKQPAALRRLLGRTNRDWWPELLSLEILTQNGVSPDPHGEDFAYREAFKGLDYQALKADLTALMTDSQPWWPADYGHYGPFFIRMAWHAAGTYRTGDGRGGSSSGGQRFAPLNSWPDNGNLDKARRLLWPIKKKYGAAISWADLFILTGNVAIESMGGPVFGFSGGRADIFEPEKDIYWGTEEEWLGQTRIDDEAGMALEEPLAAIQHGLIYVNPEGPGGKPDTRGSARDLRATFSRMAMNDEETAALTAGGHTFGKAHGAGDASKVGREPEAADIAQMGLGWASTHESGMGDHTITSGIEGAWTPTPIQWDMSYFDMLLDHEYELVKSPAGAQQWQPVGNPEETQAPAAHTPGKKVATMMTTADKAFKDDPEYRKILEKFRADPAYFADAFARAWFKLTHRDMGPKSRYIGPEVPQEDLIWQDPIPAGTPLSETDIATLKGKIAGSGLTVAQLVKTAWASASTFRNSDKRGGANGARIRLAPQKDWEVNEPAALAKVLAVYEDIKAGFGGNVSIADLIVLGGNLGVEQAAKAAGHDLTIPFTSGRGDATEEWTDAESFDPLEPKADGFRNYLSVKFNVPTEELLVDRAQLLSLSAPEMTVLVGGLRVLGANHPKAEKHGVLTDRPGQLTNDFFVNLLDMDTAWKQVDDSGDEEFVGSDRASGERKWTASRTDLVFGSNSQLRAVSEVYASDDAGEKFVQDFVSAWAKVMNADRFDLAK encoded by the coding sequence ATGGACGCACCGACCACAGGCAGCCCGATCAACGATCCGCAGAAGCAGCCCGCGGCTCTGCGCAGGTTGCTCGGCCGCACCAATCGCGACTGGTGGCCCGAGCTGCTCAGCCTCGAGATTCTCACCCAGAACGGCGTGTCGCCGGATCCGCATGGCGAAGACTTCGCCTATCGCGAGGCATTCAAGGGTCTCGACTACCAGGCGCTCAAGGCGGACCTGACTGCGCTGATGACGGACAGCCAGCCCTGGTGGCCGGCCGATTACGGGCATTACGGCCCCTTCTTCATCCGCATGGCCTGGCACGCGGCGGGCACCTATCGCACCGGCGACGGCCGCGGCGGCTCCTCGTCGGGCGGGCAGCGCTTCGCTCCGCTCAATAGCTGGCCGGACAACGGCAATCTCGACAAGGCGCGTCGCCTGCTGTGGCCGATCAAGAAGAAGTACGGCGCGGCAATCAGCTGGGCCGACCTGTTTATCCTCACCGGCAATGTCGCGATCGAGTCGATGGGCGGCCCGGTGTTCGGCTTCAGCGGCGGGCGCGCCGACATCTTCGAGCCCGAAAAGGACATCTATTGGGGCACCGAAGAGGAATGGCTCGGCCAGACCCGCATCGATGACGAGGCGGGCATGGCGCTGGAAGAGCCACTCGCCGCGATCCAGCACGGCCTGATCTACGTCAATCCCGAGGGGCCGGGCGGCAAGCCCGACACCAGGGGCTCGGCACGCGACCTGCGCGCCACCTTCAGCCGCATGGCGATGAACGACGAGGAGACCGCCGCGCTCACCGCCGGCGGCCATACCTTCGGCAAGGCGCATGGCGCAGGCGATGCGTCGAAGGTCGGGCGCGAACCCGAAGCGGCCGACATCGCGCAGATGGGGCTCGGCTGGGCCTCGACGCACGAAAGCGGCATGGGCGACCATACGATCACGTCGGGAATCGAAGGCGCCTGGACCCCGACGCCGATCCAATGGGACATGAGCTATTTCGACATGCTGCTCGACCATGAATATGAGCTGGTGAAGAGCCCGGCGGGCGCGCAGCAATGGCAGCCGGTCGGCAATCCCGAAGAGACCCAGGCCCCGGCCGCGCATACGCCGGGCAAGAAGGTCGCGACGATGATGACCACCGCGGACAAGGCGTTCAAGGACGACCCGGAATACCGCAAGATCCTCGAGAAATTCCGCGCCGACCCCGCCTATTTCGCCGACGCCTTCGCCCGCGCCTGGTTCAAGCTGACTCACCGCGATATGGGGCCGAAGAGCAGGTACATCGGTCCCGAAGTGCCGCAGGAAGATCTGATCTGGCAGGATCCGATCCCCGCGGGCACGCCGCTGAGCGAGACCGATATCGCGACGCTTAAGGGCAAGATCGCCGGGTCCGGCCTCACCGTAGCGCAGCTGGTGAAAACCGCCTGGGCCTCGGCCTCGACCTTCCGCAATTCGGACAAGCGCGGTGGCGCCAACGGCGCGCGCATCCGCCTCGCCCCGCAAAAGGATTGGGAAGTCAATGAGCCGGCCGCGCTCGCCAAAGTGCTCGCCGTCTACGAGGACATCAAGGCAGGGTTCGGCGGCAATGTCAGCATCGCCGACCTGATCGTGCTCGGCGGCAATCTGGGCGTGGAGCAGGCGGCGAAGGCGGCCGGCCACGACCTGACCATTCCCTTCACGTCGGGCCGCGGCGACGCCACCGAGGAGTGGACCGACGCCGAGAGCTTCGACCCGCTCGAACCCAAGGCCGACGGCTTCCGCAACTATCTCTCGGTCAAGTTCAACGTCCCCACCGAGGAACTGCTGGTCGATCGCGCCCAGCTGCTCAGTCTGTCGGCGCCAGAGATGACGGTGCTGGTCGGCGGGCTCCGCGTGCTCGGCGCCAACCATCCAAAGGCCGAGAAGCACGGCGTCCTCACCGACCGGCCGGGCCAGCTTACCAACGATTTCTTCGTCAACCTGCTCGACATGGATACGGCGTGGAAGCAAGTCGATGATAGCGGCGACGAGGAATTCGTCGGCAGCGATCGCGCATCGGGCGAGCGGAAATGGACCGCGTCGCGCACCGACCTGGTTTTCGGCTCCAATTCGCAGCTGCGCGCGGTCTCGGAAGTCTACGCTTCGGACGATGCCGGCGAAAAGTTCGTGCAGGACTTCGTCAGCGCGTGGGCCAAGGTGATGAACGCCGATCGCTTCGACCTGGCGAAATAG
- a CDS encoding flagellar biosynthetic protein FliO has translation MDILSMMRTFGALGLVLGMLAGALWLVRRYDIKLPGRVSGGGRKRVELVERLAVDAKRSIALIRRDGCEHLILMGPEGHITLETGIAAPAPAVAAAEAPAPVADFQADLASFTNGFGKLVDLSRAKIAAVRGANDDEAEVELEGEVNAGDEGDDDDGDMVEATDAAPVADLPNAAPRIKRTRRPRDTKRWNRAAVREALNA, from the coding sequence ATGGATATCCTGTCGATGATGCGTACCTTCGGTGCGCTCGGTCTGGTGCTTGGCATGCTCGCCGGTGCGCTCTGGCTGGTCCGCCGGTACGACATCAAGCTGCCCGGTCGCGTCTCGGGCGGCGGGCGCAAGCGCGTCGAGCTGGTCGAGCGGCTGGCAGTCGACGCCAAGCGCTCGATCGCGCTGATCCGCCGCGACGGTTGCGAACATCTGATCCTGATGGGCCCGGAAGGCCATATAACGCTGGAGACCGGCATCGCCGCGCCCGCGCCGGCGGTTGCAGCAGCCGAGGCGCCTGCGCCCGTCGCCGACTTCCAGGCCGATCTCGCCAGCTTCACCAATGGCTTCGGCAAGCTCGTCGATCTTTCGCGCGCCAAGATCGCCGCGGTGCGTGGCGCCAATGACGACGAAGCCGAGGTCGAACTCGAAGGCGAAGTCAATGCCGGCGACGAAGGCGACGACGACGACGGCGACATGGTCGAAGCGACCGACGCCGCGCCGGTCGCCGACCTGCCCAACGCCGCACCGCGCATCAAGCGCACCCGCCGTCCGCGCGATACCAAGCGTTGGAACCGTGCGGCGGTGCGCGAGGCGCTCAATGCGTAA